A window from Megalobrama amblycephala isolate DHTTF-2021 linkage group LG21, ASM1881202v1, whole genome shotgun sequence encodes these proteins:
- the ppp1r3db gene encoding protein phosphatase 1, regulatory subunit 3Db, translating into MESHRHGSGPVMQFTSGVTEVSRPVQTFHLRDIYNPKPLPQRTPVAIRPPSPKPGPPREPVVRRRPSCEPEPKPIMRRRAKSLSSSTDEHSCRNVQVRFVDSLGLDLENVKFFKAGEDPLVPVHVITRLLASSELASRKKLELSLPYFQPSFPDNMGAEAGFLKRLCRQRVCLEQVFCSELGIIGTVQVLNVAYEKEVTVRYSFTDWKSSAESKASWTCTVRRHGPDPESDVFRFHLPVPPFIMQPGAMLQFAICFRVRGFEYWDNNGGCDYKLTCQTYKLTVPRECEDSLLHFI; encoded by the coding sequence ATGGAATCCCATCGGCACGGCTCTGGACCTGTCATGCAGTTCACAAGCGGTGTTACTGAAGTGTCAAGACCTGTCCAGACCTTTCATCTTCGGGACATCTACAACCCCAAACCACTTCCTCAAAGGACCCCGGTGGCAATACGGCCACCCAGCCCAAAACCAGGTCCTCCTCGGGAGCCCGTCGTCCGGCGTAGGCCGTCCTGTGAGCCGGAGCCAAAGCCCATCATGAGGAGACGGGCGAAATCTCTCTCCTCGTCCACAGACGAGCATTCCTGCAGGAACGTGCAGGTCCGCTTCGTAGATTCCTTAGGGTTGGACCTGGAAAATGTGAAGTTCTTCAAGGCCGGTGAGGACCCGCTGGTGCCGGTCCACGTCATCACCAGACTGCTGGCAAGTTCTGAGCTGGCCTCCAGGAAGAAGCTGGAGCTCTCCCTACCCTACTTCCAGCCGTCCTTCCCTGACAATATGGGTGCCGAGGCTGGATTCCTCAAGCGCTTGTGCCGGCAGAGAGTTTGCCTGGAGCAGGTGTTTTGCTCTGAGCTGGGAATTATAGGAACCGTGCAAGTGCTGAACGTGGCCTATGAGAAAGAGGTTACGGTGCGCTACTCGTTCACAGACTGGAAGAGCAGCGCGGAGAGTAAAGCGAGCTGGACCTGCACCGTCCGCAGACACGGGCCTGATCCAGAGTCGGACGTGTTTCGTTTTCACCTGCCTGTCCCACCTTTCATCATGCAACCAGGTGCCATGCTACAGTTTGCCATCTGCTTCCGGGTCAGAGGATTTGAGTACTGGGACAATAACGGTGGATGTGATTATAAACTGACCTGCCAGACGTACAAACTGACCGTCCCCAGAGAGTGTGAAGACAGCCTGCTGCATTTCATCTGA
- the fam217bb gene encoding protein FAM217B isoform X1 — protein MPVMGTVLQESTVQNSQNKLLSSDRTKTKALGRAASKKTTKVPLHPPPDSGISLSSEPDSQQRLRRTRPDKMLIMANTTNRQHNTKIKSHATSKNGQKERQQRQNGNGAKESGGRGRSSSVKVQREDSSERCTPRSKPGEEDSASDLSESERYSALPAQISPPDLNLRAEVIDPSDLHPSRPACRGQDKFRGSYPDFLPPPFNSWSLKQLAVYLNTDGKSAPRPKPVGQLERYLDRLLQMEWHQIQSVQEDSSKSNAPVPKGRHLPHSSSHLSLSSPKCILQCQRAFPLTLLSSLASAPALQLSSCACPHCQNQYAVLNGSCRSYAYHHHTRLSPLLEKKRRASGLPKRSSSESRAHQLEPRLRSREHRLSDPLSESRHWRRMQAVGNIRNPAASTYSPDQASTAAAAASIGDVKKRSRSCVAVSEAGFGARGRSEQGKSSDKTQQDSELPRAVRSDGLQSSKDSATSRLTRKQKHVEFVTK, from the exons ATGCCAGTGATGGGAACAGTCTTGCAGGAGAGCACTGTGCAGAACAGTCAGAATAAGCTTCTTTCTTCTGATAGAACAAAAACTAAAGCGTTGGGACGAGCAGCAAG CAAGAAAACCACAAAGGTGCCTTTACATCCACCACCGGATAGTGGCATCAGCCTGTCATCTGAACCT GACTCTCAGCAAAGGTTAAGAAGGACAAGACCTGACAAAATGTTGATCATGGCGAACACCACAAACAG GCAACACAACACCAAGATCAAATCTCATGCGACTTCCAAAAATGGACAGAAGGAGAGGCAACAAAGACAAAACGGCAATGGTGCAAAAGAGAGTGGTGGCAGGGGTAGAAGTTCAAGTGTAAAGGTGCAGAGAGAAGACTCTTCAGAGCGCTGTACACCGCGAAGTAAACCTGGAGAAGAGGACAGCGCCAGTGACCTCTCTGAATCTGAAAGATATTCTGCGCTTCCCGCTCAGATTTCTCCGCCTGACCTCAACCTGCGTGCCGAGGTCATAGACCCGTCTGACCTTCATCCCTCCAGACCTGCTTGTCGAGGGCAGGACAAGTTCAGAGGAAGCTATCCAGATTTCCTACCGCCTCCTTTCAATTCTTGGAGTCTCAAACAGTTAGCGGTGTACCTGAACACCGACGGCAAGAGCGCTCCTCGGCCCAAGCCCGTCGGTCAGCTCGAGAGATACTTGGACCGGCTATTGCAGATGGAATGGCATCAGATCCAAAGTGTCCAAGAAGACAGCAGCAAATCCAACGCGCCAGTACCTAAAGGTCGCCATTTGCCTCATTCATCTTCTCATCTCAGCCTCAGCTCTCCTAAATGCATCCTCCAGTGTCAGCGCGCGTTCCCTTTGACGCTCCTGTCCTCTTTGGCCAGTGCTCCCGCCCTTCAGCTTTCCAGCTGTGCCTGTCCACATTGCCAGAATCAGTATGCCGTCTTGAACGGATCGTGCCGCTCTTACGCCTACCATCACCACACGCGGTTGAGTCCACTCCTGGAGAAGAAGCGCCGGGCCTCGGGTTTGCCTAAACGGAGCAGCAGTGAGAGCAGGGCTCATCAGCTGGAACCCAGACTCCGATCCCGCGAGCACAGACTCAGCGACCCTCTGAGCGAGAGCAGACACTGGAGGCGCATGCAGGCCGTCGGGAACATTCGCAATCCTGCTGCTTCCACATACAGTCCTGACCAAGCTTCTACTGCAGCTGCAGCAGCCAGTATCGGTGATGTGAAAAAGAGGAGTCGTTCCTGTGTGGCCGTGAGCGAGGCTGGCTTTGGGGCACGAGGACGCAGCGAACAAGGGAAGAGCTCAGATAAAACGCAGCAGGACTCAGAACTGCCTCGTGCTGTACGTTCAGACGGTTTACAAAGTTCGAAAGACTCTGCAACTAGTCGACTGACCCGGAAGCAGAAGCACGTTGAATTTGTCACAAAGTAA
- the fam217bb gene encoding protein FAM217B isoform X2 — translation MLIMANTTNRQHNTKIKSHATSKNGQKERQQRQNGNGAKESGGRGRSSSVKVQREDSSERCTPRSKPGEEDSASDLSESERYSALPAQISPPDLNLRAEVIDPSDLHPSRPACRGQDKFRGSYPDFLPPPFNSWSLKQLAVYLNTDGKSAPRPKPVGQLERYLDRLLQMEWHQIQSVQEDSSKSNAPVPKGRHLPHSSSHLSLSSPKCILQCQRAFPLTLLSSLASAPALQLSSCACPHCQNQYAVLNGSCRSYAYHHHTRLSPLLEKKRRASGLPKRSSSESRAHQLEPRLRSREHRLSDPLSESRHWRRMQAVGNIRNPAASTYSPDQASTAAAAASIGDVKKRSRSCVAVSEAGFGARGRSEQGKSSDKTQQDSELPRAVRSDGLQSSKDSATSRLTRKQKHVEFVTK, via the exons ATGTTGATCATGGCGAACACCACAAACAG GCAACACAACACCAAGATCAAATCTCATGCGACTTCCAAAAATGGACAGAAGGAGAGGCAACAAAGACAAAACGGCAATGGTGCAAAAGAGAGTGGTGGCAGGGGTAGAAGTTCAAGTGTAAAGGTGCAGAGAGAAGACTCTTCAGAGCGCTGTACACCGCGAAGTAAACCTGGAGAAGAGGACAGCGCCAGTGACCTCTCTGAATCTGAAAGATATTCTGCGCTTCCCGCTCAGATTTCTCCGCCTGACCTCAACCTGCGTGCCGAGGTCATAGACCCGTCTGACCTTCATCCCTCCAGACCTGCTTGTCGAGGGCAGGACAAGTTCAGAGGAAGCTATCCAGATTTCCTACCGCCTCCTTTCAATTCTTGGAGTCTCAAACAGTTAGCGGTGTACCTGAACACCGACGGCAAGAGCGCTCCTCGGCCCAAGCCCGTCGGTCAGCTCGAGAGATACTTGGACCGGCTATTGCAGATGGAATGGCATCAGATCCAAAGTGTCCAAGAAGACAGCAGCAAATCCAACGCGCCAGTACCTAAAGGTCGCCATTTGCCTCATTCATCTTCTCATCTCAGCCTCAGCTCTCCTAAATGCATCCTCCAGTGTCAGCGCGCGTTCCCTTTGACGCTCCTGTCCTCTTTGGCCAGTGCTCCCGCCCTTCAGCTTTCCAGCTGTGCCTGTCCACATTGCCAGAATCAGTATGCCGTCTTGAACGGATCGTGCCGCTCTTACGCCTACCATCACCACACGCGGTTGAGTCCACTCCTGGAGAAGAAGCGCCGGGCCTCGGGTTTGCCTAAACGGAGCAGCAGTGAGAGCAGGGCTCATCAGCTGGAACCCAGACTCCGATCCCGCGAGCACAGACTCAGCGACCCTCTGAGCGAGAGCAGACACTGGAGGCGCATGCAGGCCGTCGGGAACATTCGCAATCCTGCTGCTTCCACATACAGTCCTGACCAAGCTTCTACTGCAGCTGCAGCAGCCAGTATCGGTGATGTGAAAAAGAGGAGTCGTTCCTGTGTGGCCGTGAGCGAGGCTGGCTTTGGGGCACGAGGACGCAGCGAACAAGGGAAGAGCTCAGATAAAACGCAGCAGGACTCAGAACTGCCTCGTGCTGTACGTTCAGACGGTTTACAAAGTTCGAAAGACTCTGCAACTAGTCGACTGACCCGGAAGCAGAAGCACGTTGAATTTGTCACAAAGTAA
- the pdrg1 gene encoding p53 and DNA damage-regulated protein 1, whose protein sequence is MDESAQRILEHLTEVEVAAEDILSDKQQIVDLDLRRNRNREALGALRHHSSHDNVKVCFGNMFIKFPQERTRSMILKDQEQLDKEITDLRKRLKAKVNRFNEIQGKPELRGYNLAPLSNDEMKAINSLLKK, encoded by the exons ATGGACGAGAGCGCGCAGCGGATACTGGAGCATCTGACTGAAGTAGAGGTTGCTGCAGAAGACATACTCTCTGACAAACAACAG ATAGTGGATCTGGATCTGCGGAGAAACAGGAATCGAGAAGCTCTCGGCGCTTTACGACATCATTCCTCACACG aTAATGTTAAGGTGTGTTTTGGAAATATGTTCATCAAATTCCCCCAAGAGCGCACCAGATCCATGATCCTTAAAG ACCAAGAACAGCTGGACAAGGAAATAACTGACCTCCGCAAACGGCTAAAAGCAAAAGTAAATCGTTTCAATGAGATACAAG GTAAGCCTGAGCTGAGAGGATATAACCTTGCCCCTCTGAGCAATGATGAGATGAAGGCGATTAACAGCCTCCTTAAGAAATGA